The Halobacillus amylolyticus nucleotide sequence GCAAATCACTGCCAGCGACAACCTCCTCCTTCAAAGGAGATGCATGTAATAGAGGTTTAAAACCTTTTACAGGTCTAAGATTTGCGAACAATCCGAGCTGTTTACGAATCCCTAGCAACCCTTTTTCAGGGCGCATATGACTGGGAAGTTGATCCCACTTTGGACCACCAACGGCTCCGAGTAAGATCCCATCCGCTTTCTTACAAGCTGCAACTGTATCTTCCGGAAGAGGGGTGCCCTGGTTGTCAATAGCTGCCCCGCCAATATCATGAGTTTCAAATGTGAAGCTATGACCAAACTGTTCTGCAGTTGTTTCAAGAACACCTTTAGCAGCTTTCGTTACTTCAGGGCCAATTCCGTCCCCAGGCAGCAGTACGATATGCTTTTTCATACAAATCCCCTCCTATTTATTGGACTTTTTTCACTCGCTCAACTTGATGACTATACAGTGTTCGGTTTACTGCGTTTAAAAACGCATGCGCTGAAGCTTCCAACACATCTTGAGCCGACCCGCGGCCTGAAGCCTTATGCCCGTTAACAGTCAATTGTACATAAACTTCGGCGAGAGCATCTCTCCCCTTACCAATTGAACTCAACTGATAATCTTGCAAATGAACTTCCTCATCTAACAGCTCATCAAGCGTATTATAAATGGCTTCGACACTTCCTTGGCCAGTACTCGCCTTCTCAGCTTCTTTCCCATCAGGTCGTGTAAGCAAAATCGTAGCAGTTGGGCGATTGACACTTCCATACTGGACTTGAAATGCTTTTAATTCGTATTTCGAAACTTCTTCATTTTCGGTTTGCTTATCGGTAAGAATGGCAAACAAATCAGCATCTGTCACTTCTTTTTTCTTACCAGTCAAATCTTTAAAAGTGTGAAACGCTTCTTTTAGTTTAGATTCAGATAATTGAAAGCCGAACGATTCTGCTTTTTGCATAAAGGCGTGACGTCCGGAATGTTTCCCTAGTACGAGGTTGTTGGAATCGATACCAACCATTTTCGGTGTAATGATTTCGTAAGTGGTCGCTTCCTTCAAAACCCCATCCTGATGAATGCCAGACTCATGGGCAAATGCATTTCGCCCAACAACCGCTTTATTACCCGGTACTTGCATCCCAGTCAATTTGCTAACGAGATCACTCGTTCTTTTAATTTCATTTAAGACCATTCCTGTTTGATAAGTGTATCGGTCTTTTCGGATCTCAAGAGCCACGGCAATTTCCTCGAGTGACGCATTACCGGCACGTTCACCAATTCCATTGATGGTACCTTCGATTTGGCCAACCCCAGCTTTGATTGCAGCTAGCGAGTTACTGACCGCCATTCCCAGATCATCATGACAATGAGCCGAAAGCGTAACTTGATCGATATTCCTTACATTCTGTTTCACGTATTTAAAAAGTTCAGCGTATTCCTCGGGCGTTGCATAGCCCACTGTATCTGGAAGGTTGATTACGTCAGCACCTGCATCAATTACCTTTTCAATGATATGAGCGAGAAAATCATAATCAGACCGAGTGGCATCTTCAGCCGACCATTGTACATACGGGAACTTTTCTTTAGCATAAGCAACCATTTCTACTGCTGTTGCCACCACTTCCTCTGGTGTCTTTCTCAACTTGTGGGTCATATGAATCGGTGAAGTCGCCAGAAAAATGTGCAGCCTCGGCTCTGCGCCACCTTTTAACGCTTCCCAGGCTGTATCAATATCACTTTTAAATGTTCGGGCCAGTGCAGTTACGGAGCAGTTACGGACAGTGTTGGCAATTTCCTTAACCGCTTCAAAATCTTCTTGTGAGGAAGCGGGAAATCCCGCTTCCATAATATCTACACCTAAGCGTTCCAATTGTTTGGCAATCTCAACCTTTTCTAAACGATTCAAATTGACGCCAGCAGATTGTTCCCCATCTCTTAGCGTTGTATCGAATACGTTAACGTGAGCCATGTGTGACCACTTCCTTTTCTTTAGATTGAGATTTCTTAACAAATGGCATTAATTCTCGTAACTCTTTCCCTACCTCCTCGATCTGATGTTTGTTTTCACGGGCATTTATAGCATTAAATTCTGGACGATTCGCCTGGTTCTCTAGGATCCATCCTTTAGCAAACTTCCCTGTTTGGATATCTGACAGCACCTCTTTCATACGTGCCTTCGTATCTTCGTTTACAACGCGTGGTCCAGATACGAAATCACCCCATTGAGCTGTGTCAGAGATAGAATAACGCATGCCTTCGAGTCCGCCTTCATACATAAGGTCAACGATCAGCTTCAGCTCGTGCATGCATTCGAAGTAAGCAACTTCTGGCTGATACCCCGCTTCTGTAAGTGTTTCAAAGCCGGACTTGACGAGACTTGTAAGACCTCCACATAGAACAGCTTGCTCACCGAACAGATCTGTTTCTGTTTCTTCTTGGAAAGTGGTTTCAAGCACACCCGCACGGCCACTGCCAATTCCTTTTGCATAAGCTAGAGCCACTTCACGGGCTGAGCCTGTTACATCCTGCTCAACACCGAACAGGGATGGTACGCCAGCACCTTCTTCAAATGTGCGTCGTACTAGATGTCCTGGACCCTTTGGAGCTACAAGAAATACATCCACATTGTCTGGTGCTACTACTTGATTAAAATGAACATTGAATCCATGAGCAAAAGCAAGTGCTGCTCCCGCTTTAAGGTTCGGTTTGATGTGTTCCTGATAAACTTTTGGTTGATGTTCATCTGGAAGCAATACCATGACCACATCTGCCTCAGCAACTGCATCGGCAACATTTTTAACATCGACTCCATCGTCTACTGCTTGATCCCAAGACTTCCCTTTTCTCAATCCAACTACAACGTTATAACCGCTGTCCTTCAGGTTTCGTGCGTGAGCGTGACCTTGAGAACCATAACCTATAACCGCAACCTTTTTGTTTTTCAGTACCTCATCTTTGATATCATTGTGATAGTAAACTTCTGCCATTTTTAATCATCCTTCCAATTTTTATTTTAGTAAAGAGTAAGACTTAATCTCTGCTACTTGTTTTTGATGGCCTCTTGTAAAGGCTGTTAATCCTGTTCTTGCCAGCTCCTTAATGCCATAAGGCCGGAGCAAATCAATCAGTGCATCGACTTTATCTGAGTTTCCAGTGACTTGGATGGTCATACTTTCTCTGCTTACATCAATGACTGTAGCTCGAAACGGCTCAATAATACTTTGAATTTCACTTCGAATCTGCGGGTTGCTAATAACTTTCACCATCGCTAACTCTCGAGCCACGATTGCTTTTTCCGAAATATCCGAAACTTTTAATACATCGACTTGTTTGTTAAGTTGTTTCGTCAGCTGTTCAAGTTTTCGTTCATCTTCAACATCTACAACGAAGGTCATTTTTGATACGCCTTCTGTCTCGGTGCGCCCAACGGAAATGCTTTCGATATTAAATTGCCGCTTCGCAAGCAACCCTGTCACTCGATTTAGTACACCGCTTCGATTGTGAACGATTGCTGTGACAATACGTTTCATCGTTTCACCCCGATCATTTCATGCAGCCCTTTTCCTGGTGCAATCATTGGATAGACGTTTTCTTCCTGCATCACTCGACAGTCAATCACTGCTGGATGAGGATCGTTTAAAACGGTTGGGAGGAGCTCCTCCAGTTGTGCTGTAGAATCAAATCGATAGCCTGGAATTTGATAACTTTCAGCAAGCTTTACGAAATCCGGCTGTGTTTCGATCAAGGAATGAGAATAGCGTTTATCATAAAAACTTTCCTGCCATTGCCTTACCATACCTAAAGCTTGATTATTAACGATGACAACTTTTACTGGCAGCTTCCTTTCCTGAAGAAGGGAAAGTTCCTGCATCGTCATCTGAAACCCACCATCACCAACAATAGCTATTACCTTTGCCTCGGGATCAGCTATCTGTGCGCCAATCGCCGCCGGGAAGCCAAAGCCCATCGTTCCAAGCCCCCTGAAGTTACCCAGCGATTGGGCTGGTGAAAGCTATAGTACTGAGCTGCCCACATTTGATGCTGTCCGACATCGGTCGTCACAATCGAATCACCGTTTGTATATTCATGAACTTTCTTCATTAACCACTGTGGTGAAATTTCCGCCTCGTAATCAACATGCCATAAAGGAAATTCCCCTTTATTTTTTTGAGTGGTTTCAAGCCATTCACGGTGATCAAGCTGATCTGAAGCAAATTGATTTAATGCTTCTAAAGCCGCTTTTGCATCTGAAACGATCGGAATATCTGTTGAAACATTCTTACCGATTTCTGCCGGATCAATATCCACATGAGCTATTTTCGCTTTCGGGGCAAAATGCTGCAGGTTTCCTGTCAGTCTGTCGTCAAACCGTGCTCCAATATTAATTAGGAGATCACTTTCATACAGCGCCATATTTGCTGTATATGTTCCATGCATCCCTGCCATACCTATCGAGAGACGGTCACTGCCCGGGAAGCTTCCTAATCCCAGTAATGTTGTTGCCACAGGTAATTCATAGGTTTGAACAAACTGTTTAAGTTCTTTCGATCCTTTTGCATGGATCACACCCGCACCGGCTAATACAACCGGTTTCTTCGCTTGTAATAGCGCCTCATGCAACTTCTTAATTTGAAGCGGATTAGGCTTCACCGTCGGCTGGTAGCCCGGTAAATGAAAACTTGAATCCACTTCTGATTCGTGTACGGTTGATGAAATATCTTTTGGGATATCGACAACTACTGGACCCGGCCGCCCCGTTGTTGCTATATGAAAGGCTTCCTTTACGACCCTAGGAAGGTCTTCAATTTGCTGGACCTGATAGTTGTGCTTCGTAATCGGTGTCGTGATTCCCATCACATCTGACTCTTGAAAAGCATCTGTGCCGATGACTCCCTTTGCTACTTGCCCGGTGAAAATGACTACAGGCAAGGAGTCCATCATTGCGTCTGCAATACCTGTAATTAAGTTTGTTGCCCCGGGCCCTGAGGTGCCGATCACGACGCCTGGTCTCCCCGATACTCTCGCGTAACCTTCAGCTGCATGAATCGCACCTTGCTCATGCCGCGGCAAAATATGATCAAATGATTCTCCTGCTCGGTAAATCGCGTCATAAATCGGGAGTACCGCTCCTCCTGGATATCCAAATAATGTGTCAACACCTTGATCAATCAATGAATCCACCAACAAATCCGCCCCCGTGCGTGGTGCTGTCTTCATTTTTTGAGTTGCTTCAGCCTTCATAAATTTTTATCCCTCCTAAATTGACATATAAAAAGACCTTTTCATCCCTCGTATCTTCTACACATGCTTGTAGAAAGAAAGAGGGGCGAAAAGGTCTTCATTGTTCCACGGTACCACCCTCATTTACGTACATAAGTACGCCTCAGTGAGCCATAAAAATTTAGGCTCGCATTTTGATAACAGGTGCTTTGGTACACCTGATCCCACCTACTTGAAAGCGAATCGTTCAGTTGGGACACTCAAGGATGATGTCGGAATAAGCTGCAATTCCGGGCTTCCAGCAACCCCGGCTCTCTGGAAAGGCATTCTCTTATTCCTTTATTCCTGTCTTAGAGTTATATGATTTAATTGTCATTCAACAAATTCTAACTTACTTGCACTTTGTCTTTAGATGGATACACTTGCATTCCATCCGTTGTTGTAATTTTTCTAAACTCTGAAAGTAAGTGACTCGTAACGACTCCAGGCTTTCCATCTCCAACCTGCCGCTGATCGACTTCAACTACAGCAATCACTTCAGCTGCTGTTCCTGTTAAAAAGACTTCATCTGCCACATACACATCGTGTCTTGTGAACGGTTCCTGTTTCATTTCATACCCTTTTTCCTTCGCAAGATCGATAATCGCATTGCGGGTAATTCCTTCTAGGGCACCGAGATAAACCGGAGGAGTATAAATCGTTCCGTTTTTTACGATAAAAATGTTATCTGCTGATCCCTCAGTTACATATCCCTGATCGTTAAGCATCAACGCCTCATCCACACCTGCTTGATTGGCTTCCATTTTTACTAAAATATTGTTTAAATAATTTAATGATTTCACTTGGGGAGGAAGTATATCGGGTCTGTTTCTCCTGCTTGATGCGGATGCCAGCCGTACTCCTCGTTCATATAGTTCTTTAGGAAATAAAGCAAGTGCTTCAGCAATGACAACCACACGCGGCTCTGAACAACTGGCTGGATCTAAGCCAAGGTTGCCTGCGCCTCTTGAAACAACTACACGAATGTAGGCAGTTTCAAGCTGGTTT carries:
- a CDS encoding 2-isopropylmalate synthase encodes the protein MAHVNVFDTTLRDGEQSAGVNLNRLEKVEIAKQLERLGVDIMEAGFPASSQEDFEAVKEIANTVRNCSVTALARTFKSDIDTAWEALKGGAEPRLHIFLATSPIHMTHKLRKTPEEVVATAVEMVAYAKEKFPYVQWSAEDATRSDYDFLAHIIEKVIDAGADVINLPDTVGYATPEEYAELFKYVKQNVRNIDQVTLSAHCHDDLGMAVSNSLAAIKAGVGQIEGTINGIGERAGNASLEEIAVALEIRKDRYTYQTGMVLNEIKRTSDLVSKLTGMQVPGNKAVVGRNAFAHESGIHQDGVLKEATTYEIITPKMVGIDSNNLVLGKHSGRHAFMQKAESFGFQLSESKLKEAFHTFKDLTGKKKEVTDADLFAILTDKQTENEEVSKYELKAFQVQYGSVNRPTATILLTRPDGKEAEKASTGQGSVEAIYNTLDELLDEEVHLQDYQLSSIGKGRDALAEVYVQLTVNGHKASGRGSAQDVLEASAHAFLNAVNRTLYSHQVERVKKVQ
- the ilvC gene encoding ketol-acid reductoisomerase, which encodes MAEVYYHNDIKDEVLKNKKVAVIGYGSQGHAHARNLKDSGYNVVVGLRKGKSWDQAVDDGVDVKNVADAVAEADVVMVLLPDEHQPKVYQEHIKPNLKAGAALAFAHGFNVHFNQVVAPDNVDVFLVAPKGPGHLVRRTFEEGAGVPSLFGVEQDVTGSAREVALAYAKGIGSGRAGVLETTFQEETETDLFGEQAVLCGGLTSLVKSGFETLTEAGYQPEVAYFECMHELKLIVDLMYEGGLEGMRYSISDTAQWGDFVSGPRVVNEDTKARMKEVLSDIQTGKFAKGWILENQANRPEFNAINARENKHQIEEVGKELRELMPFVKKSQSKEKEVVTHGSR
- the ilvN gene encoding acetolactate synthase small subunit is translated as MKRIVTAIVHNRSGVLNRVTGLLAKRQFNIESISVGRTETEGVSKMTFVVDVEDERKLEQLTKQLNKQVDVLKVSDISEKAIVARELAMVKVISNPQIRSEIQSIIEPFRATVIDVSRESMTIQVTGNSDKVDALIDLLRPYGIKELARTGLTAFTRGHQKQVAEIKSYSLLK
- the ilvE gene encoding branched-chain-amino-acid transaminase, with protein sequence MSSQWIYLSGEYVDKSEAVVSVYDHGFLYGDGVFEGIRVYGGNIFKLEEHLNRLYDSAKSIMLHIPYEKEELEQIIAETVRKNQLETAYIRVVVSRGAGNLGLDPASCSEPRVVVIAEALALFPKELYERGVRLASASSRRNRPDILPPQVKSLNYLNNILVKMEANQAGVDEALMLNDQGYVTEGSADNIFIVKNGTIYTPPVYLGALEGITRNAIIDLAKEKGYEMKQEPFTRHDVYVADEVFLTGTAAEVIAVVEVDQRQVGDGKPGVVTSHLLSEFRKITTTDGMQVYPSKDKVQVS